In a genomic window of Sus scrofa isolate TJ Tabasco breed Duroc chromosome 4, Sscrofa11.1, whole genome shotgun sequence:
- the ANP32E gene encoding acidic leucine-rich nuclear phosphoprotein 32 family member E isoform X3, with the protein MEMKKRINLELRDRAPEEVTELVLDNCLCVNGEIEGLNDTFKKLEFLSMANVELSSLARLPSLNKLRKLELSDNIISGGLEVLAEKCPNLTYLNLSGNKIKDLSTVEALMEMKMMKMKRKMKLVHLKDMRKRKKKRRTRMMMRMKMKQAQNWEREKRKWASPT; encoded by the exons ATGGAGATGAAGAAGAGGATTAACCTGGAGTTAAGGGACAGAGCCCCGGAGGAG GTGACAGAGTTGGTCCTTGATAATTGCCTGTGTGTCAATGGGGAAATTGAGGGCCTgaatgatacttttaaaaaactggagTTTCTGAGTATGGCTAATGTGGAACTAAGTTCACTGGCCCGGCTGCCCAGCTTAAATAAACTTCGAAAG TTGGAACTTAGTGACAATATAATTTCTGGAGGCTTGGAAGTCCTGGCAGAGAAATGTCCAAATCTTACCTACCTCAATTTGAgtggaaataaaatcaaagatcTCAGTACAGTAGAAGCTCTG atggagatgaagatgatgaagatgaagagGAAGATGAAGCTGGTCCACCTGAAGGatatgaggaagaggaagaagaagaggaggacgAGGATGATGATGAGGATGAAGATGAAGCAGGCTCAGAactgggagagggagaagaggaagtggGCCTCTCCTActtaa